Proteins encoded in a region of the Nitrospira sp. genome:
- a CDS encoding radical SAM protein produces the protein MSELLQIDGLAPLTKGIRKTSRVMLLFPPEWVPTAPYLALPSLTAVLREAGHTVIQRDINIGMWDHFFSMEFLIWVKGRLGMQLKALHAKEKAGLLTERDVDQVAVVEQADAVDVFDLADRAEEAKLIVRGERFYEAETLEGALNTFRETMVYISAAYYPASLVFYPMESNLGYRPGVSKEVFACLADEQVNVYRDLCNQLVMPDVAREQPDVVGISIGTQMQLLAGLTFAKMIKEVFPQIHVVVGGNIITRLQEDLINHERFFAEVFDSAILYEGEHALLWLIEALNEQRPLASIPNLMYRDESGLHRNSEVYTEKTNELPLPDFEGMPLDRYFVPELIIPYLATRGCYWGRCTFCDHGQGYFDQYRGMAAQRVVDQIKALRDKYQCRHFLFSDESYPPALFKKVSQLLVDQDVKIKWTTLIRFEETLQDQATWNLAAKAGCCTLYYGMESANERVLNLMDKHARKSVIERNLQMAAKAGIWNHVMAFYGFPGETFEEAMETRQFVLDHQPVIHSLELFYFVAYRHTPMVRHPEKFGITIHKQEEYDLPLDYYYTLNDPKTLSCLDAMQLCEEFYKNDFHPWAVRVNSREHVFLYISKFGTNRLPQIYAQQTQPVGSPDGVSGLITWPVVHSQGDEGMSRVTSHDTG, from the coding sequence ATGAGCGAACTGCTCCAAATAGACGGTTTGGCGCCGCTGACGAAGGGAATACGCAAGACTTCGAGGGTGATGCTCCTGTTCCCGCCTGAATGGGTTCCGACAGCACCGTACTTAGCATTGCCCTCGCTCACAGCCGTCTTGCGTGAGGCGGGCCATACGGTCATCCAGCGCGATATCAACATCGGCATGTGGGATCACTTCTTCAGCATGGAATTTCTGATCTGGGTGAAGGGCCGGCTGGGTATGCAGCTCAAGGCGCTGCACGCGAAGGAGAAAGCGGGGCTTCTCACGGAACGGGATGTGGACCAGGTGGCCGTCGTGGAGCAGGCCGATGCCGTCGATGTGTTCGATCTGGCGGATCGGGCTGAAGAGGCTAAACTGATTGTGCGTGGCGAACGTTTCTATGAGGCCGAGACGCTGGAGGGGGCGCTCAATACTTTTCGGGAGACGATGGTCTATATCTCTGCCGCCTACTATCCCGCCTCGCTCGTCTTTTATCCGATGGAGAGCAATTTGGGCTATCGCCCCGGTGTCTCCAAAGAAGTGTTTGCCTGTTTAGCAGATGAGCAGGTGAACGTCTATCGGGATCTCTGCAATCAGTTGGTTATGCCGGACGTGGCGAGAGAACAGCCGGACGTCGTCGGGATCTCCATCGGGACACAGATGCAGCTCCTGGCGGGCCTGACTTTCGCGAAGATGATCAAGGAGGTGTTTCCCCAAATCCATGTCGTGGTGGGTGGGAACATCATCACGCGGCTTCAAGAAGACCTCATCAACCATGAGAGGTTCTTTGCGGAAGTATTTGATTCGGCGATTCTCTATGAAGGGGAGCATGCCTTGCTGTGGCTCATCGAAGCGTTGAATGAGCAGCGGCCTCTCGCCTCTATTCCTAACCTCATGTATCGAGATGAGTCAGGTCTCCATCGGAATTCTGAAGTGTATACCGAGAAGACCAATGAGCTACCCTTGCCGGACTTTGAGGGCATGCCGCTGGATCGCTACTTCGTTCCGGAACTGATCATTCCCTACTTGGCGACGCGCGGCTGCTATTGGGGTCGCTGTACGTTTTGCGACCATGGTCAGGGTTACTTCGATCAGTACCGGGGGATGGCGGCTCAGCGGGTGGTTGACCAGATCAAGGCTCTAAGGGATAAGTACCAGTGCCGACACTTTCTATTTTCCGATGAATCCTATCCACCGGCACTCTTCAAGAAAGTTTCGCAGCTGCTAGTGGACCAAGACGTGAAGATCAAGTGGACGACGCTCATTCGGTTTGAAGAGACTCTGCAAGATCAAGCCACCTGGAATCTCGCGGCGAAGGCCGGCTGCTGCACCCTCTATTATGGGATGGAATCGGCGAACGAGCGGGTCTTGAATCTCATGGACAAGCACGCTCGGAAAAGCGTCATTGAACGCAATCTCCAAATGGCAGCGAAGGCGGGGATTTGGAACCACGTGATGGCCTTTTATGGCTTTCCCGGTGAGACGTTTGAGGAGGCCATGGAAACTCGTCAGTTTGTCCTCGATCATCAGCCGGTGATTCATTCCCTCGAACTCTTCTACTTCGTGGCCTACCGCCATACCCCAATGGTGCGTCATCCGGAAAAATTCGGCATTACGATCCACAAGCAGGAGGAGTACGATCTGCCGCTGGACTATTATTACACCTTGAATGACCCGAAGACACTGTCTTGCCTCGACGCGATGCAGCTCTGCGAGGAATTCTATAAAAACGATTTTCATCCCTGGGCCGTGCGGGTAAACTCTCGCGAACATGTCTTTCTCTATATCTCGAAGTTTGGGACGAACCGGTTGCCGCAAATTTATGCTCAGCAGACGCAGCCGGTGGGATCACCGGACGGAGTGTCAGGCTTGATTACCTGGCCGGTTGTGCATTCGCAAGGCGACGAAGGAATGTCACGTGTAACCAGTCACGACACCGGCTGA